DNA sequence from the Hoylesella buccalis ATCC 35310 genome:
CCATAGAAAGCAAAATTTCTAAAGCCTTTTTTTATGAAGAACTCTGCAGCCAAATTGCCTTGGCCTATATAATCCCCCGTAATATTAGGTATGTTCTGGAATCGTTGAATAAAATCTTGTGCAAGTGCTATTATTCCATTTTCAGCAAAGACACTAACGTCATCATTGTTATTAAACTGGCCGATGATGGCATCTGCTTTCCATTGTCTTGCCCACTGAAGCACTCCTTCAATACCATGCTCAACACGGTATGAAGGAGGCATACGACATATAACCCAGGGCTCGTGAGATTGGGAATAATCAAGTATTCCCCGTAATAATTCCGTGGCGTAGGTTTCTGTGAAATCTATAAGCAATATCAGACGAATCATGTAATGGTCTTCTATTTAATTTTTATCTCACTGATTCCAGCCAGATTCCACCCGTCAGCCTGTAACTTCAGGTCTTTGGTATCAACTCCTTTGGGGAGATTGCATCTTATATTCCTATTTTCACCTGGTTGCAAAGTGATGAAGTTGTCTGTGTAATATGCAGGATACACAAGATGCCCCTTCTGATCAGTAAGGGCAAGTCGTATGAGTAATGCAACCACTTTATTAGGATTATTCACACTAATATTGATACTTTTCCCTTCGACATTGTTACTTGATTCGGCTTTGAAGTTAAGCTTCACTCTTTCAAGTTTTGCAAGAGCGGAATAGTCAGCGTACCTTTTTATTGGAGTTGTTATCCAGTCGGTAGCTTCCCAATCATAAATATCCATTTGTTCTGCAAGAACATACTCGTTAGTGGAAATGATGTTGTGTTTAGCATCGGTGAGTTTCAAGAACAGAAAAGCGTTTTCCTTTATTTCTGGTGTATTAAATATGATTTCATGCTTCTGACCAGAAATAGAAATATCAGTACTTTGTTCATCGATCAGACTTCCGTCCAAAGAATATATTTTCATGGATGCATGAACATGTGCAGGAAGTATCGACTCATTGACAGCGACGATTTTTTTTGATGCGTAGTTATAAATCAACTGTATTGGAGAGTTACCTTTTTTCACCGAATAATATGACGCATTTGGCTGCCCGTAGTAATCGTATAGTTGCCAGTACAATCCTGGACGCGCAGAATTAAGCATCCATTGCACAATGCCCGTAGAGCGTGGAGTGTTCACACGAAAAGCTTCAAACATTGCCTTTGTACTCTCATAATTGGCTAAATCTGCCTTGTGTAAGAAATCGTCTAAGGTAGTTGGCGTACCATAACGCGAGGAAATGACTTTCTGTAGATGGTTAAGAGAATTCATGGAAGTTTGAGATGCCGTACAATGATATTCCCAAGTCTCGTTAATCGGCCATAGATTTTTGCCTATCATACGTTTGAGTGACTCTTTCTGTGGAATTTGTGCTCCAATGCCAGTTTCTGTATTAAAGCCAAACGCGCCGCCTGGAGCCTCCTGTGCATACCAATATGCCGGTCCAACATAATCGTATGGTCCTTCCATTTTCATGCCTGCGGTTCCAGACAATTGGCTTTCTAATTTCTTTGCAGATGTGACTATCGAGCGAGAGGGATCAAATCTACGAAGTAGTCGCTGATAATTCTGTTCAAGTTTAGGTACAGGTATCTTGTCGCTCCCAACAAACCAGCAAATAATACTTGGATGGTGGCGCAACCAAAGCAATTGGTCATGAAAATATTGTGTCATCAAACGTATGTCATTCTCCGATGTCATACATCCATATAAATCATCACAGGGTTTTCCAAGGTATACTTCCCACTCCCAATGGCATGTCCAACCAGGAAGTACCATTATACCGAGAGAGTCACATCGATTGAATATATCTTGCGACTTTCCCCAAATATTTTCCATTCGTATTGCATTAAGATTCATGTCACATACTTTATAGAGTTGCTCTGCATTTGTCTCAGGCGTATCTCTCATAAAAATATCATCGGTCCATCCGCCTCCTCGAATAAGCACACGCTTACCATTGAGAGTAAATCCACGGTCGCCATCTGAGGTGAAATATTCTCCTACCTGACGGATGCCAAACTGGAAGGACTTAGAGTCTTGAACTTTCCCGTTGGATAAGAACGTGAGGTCCATTTTATATAGTTCCGGCGTTCCTAAACCCCGGCACCACCATAACCTTGGATTTTTTATATGTAGTTGCTTTACCTGGTCAGGCGTAAGAGTCAACAGCCGTTGTTCACCAGCATGTAGAGATATAGGATATGTAAACTCAACTTCTCCGAACGATGCATGTATTTCACCATGAACCTCGTGATCGGACAAATTGGTTATTTTAGTAGAAAATGTCAACCAAGCTTCGTCAAGCGTGGCCATGTTCACCTCACTGAACACTGCAGGACTTGTCAACATCACATCGCCACAGGTAACAATACTCACTGGCCGTATGATTCCCATACTTTCATCGGCTGGTCTTGGATTCCAGTCCACATATCCTGCATTGGGCTCGCCAGGCATGGCCCTATATACTTGAATCTGGAGAGCGTTCTTCTCTTTCGCAACAGAAGTAATATCAAGTAAATAGCGACGATATGTGCCATACACAACTGAGGTGTCTGCTATTAGGACCCCATTGAGTTTAATGTTTGCACGGTAACTGATTCCATCAAGCTTTAAGAAGACATGCCCCTTCCGATCATTTTCCGTGAGACTGAATGTATTGGAGTACGTCCAGGGCTTGTCAAACCGTGTGCGGTCTATCTGCTTATAGGCGGTTCCTTCAAGTATACCGTCGTATTCGCCATTGTCTGTCAAGACACCCATAATGGTTGATGGCACAGTAGCTTTGTATCGACCCTGCAAGATCCATCCATTTTTTAACTCAAGTATGCGAGCTGGCAAAGTCGTTACTCCAAGATAGAAAAGCAGGGAGAATAATGCAATGTGTCGCTGTATATGTACTAATGTCCCTTTCATTGTCTATTGGTTTTATAGGTTGTTCTATTGCGTTTGAATTTTAAATAAGACTGCCAGCTCCTAACAGTGCCGCATCTTGTAATCTGGTGGGCCTGATTTGTAGAAGCTTTGTCGATTTCGGATATGGGAACGACTTAATCACTTCATTCATGGATTGCTCGAACAGAGAGAACGCTTGTGAAATGCCTCCGCCAAAATAAATCGCATCTGGATCGTAAGCAAACATCACCATCTTGACCATGTTTCCCATGTGGCAGCCAAACTCACGCCACTTTTCAATAGACTCGGCATCACCATTCGTTGCCAAACTGTAGAGCTGTAGAGCTGTTTTATGGCAGAAGCGAGAAAAGAACATACTGCCACAATAATGTTCTACATCGCTATCCAGATAAGGAAGTGAGCCTATCTCACCAGCGGCCCCATTTGCTCCTCTATACAATTTTCCATTTATGACTACGCCACAACCAAGTCCTGTTCCCAGAGTAATCCCAACCATGTGCTTAAACTTGTTGTCTTGTTCATGAAGTGAAACGCCTAATGCAAAACAGTTAGAATCATTTTCGACTGCTATTGGTACATTGTAGCGCTTGTGCAGAATCTCCTTCAGTCTCACCTCTTTCCATGAAGGAATGTTTGCCGTGTTGTAAACAATGCCACTATCGCTATCGACAACTGATGGTATTCCCACTCCTATCGACTCTATATTTTCATCAAAGAGTTTATCGATAATACCACATAGCGCATCTACTACATCTTGTAAAGAGCCATCTGCGGGACATTGCTCCTGCTCTTTTTTCAAGATACCGTGCTTGTTTATGAGGGCAGCACGTAGATTTGTGCCGCCCACATCTAATCCTATTTTCATTTATTCAAAGATATCAAGTTATCATTTGGCACAGAGCATCCAGAAAGTAGCATCATTCCATACTTCTGCATCTGGGGCATCATAGCATAACACCAATTCTTTGTCTGTAAGCTTGAGTATTTCAAACGTGGTGATTTTTTTATCAGGCTCATAAAAAGCATGCCCCGAAAGCATTGTGACACCAGTAAGGGTGAGTTGGCCTATTGACCATTGCTTTCCATTGTTAGGATTTACCTTTGTGGCTGTCATGTCAAATGAGAAGTGTCCTTTCTCAAGAACCTTGCCATTGACATCTACCTTGGTAACATTGGCTCCGCCATTTAAGTCGAACACAAGAGAACAATCTCTGTCTTCCAGCTCACTGAGTGGCTTCACATCCCATGAAGGATTATCCTGCGTGAGCCAGCCACCAGTGCCATAGACCGCCTCGTCCGTATTATCAAAATTCCACGTCCAAGTTTTACCTTTTGCTCCATTTCCCGCAAACAAAATCCATTCTTTTTGGATGGGATGATCTATCTGATTGATGTGAACAGACCGCTCAGTTTCTACCTGTCCACCATCGCACATACCTATGAATTTCACCTTAACATCACCAATGTATGGCATGATTATGGTGTCACATTGGCGTGTAGACACGCCTAAGCCTGTATCCCAATAGGCAGCCGTGCGTGGCGTGTTGTTTCTTAGGATTATGGCGTTACTTCCTTCTTTGACATTGGTTACTTCAATGTCAAGCTGTTCTGGTGACAATATCGCCCCCATTGGTTGGTCATCAATCAACGGATCGCATGCTGCTAACGAAATGGCAACCGTTAATGTAGCAAATATACAAAATCTTTTCATGATAAATACTGTTTTGGTGAAGTGATTATGGTTTTAAACTCTCAGTACCCCATCCAGGGTTTTGCAGAAGAACTCCGTTTGAGAGGTCTATCTGTGTCTTGGGCAATGGAAGTACTCCCTTGGTTGCCTGAATGCGTTCCTTTATTCCAGTAAAGTCCATCTTTTCGTCTACAAGATTATTTTTTACCTTTACATTGTTCTGATTCGCTTCCAGGACATCTCCTGCGATATGCCAGCGTAATAGATCCCAATATCTTAATCCTTCGAACGCAAGTTCCCAATGCCGCTCATTGCGCAGGTTCTCATCCGAATATGCGACATCGGCAAGCCCTGCACGATGCCGAACGTGGTTCAGGGGTACAGCATCTTGCTTAAGCTCTGCCTGCATGAGTAAAACATCAGCAAACCGAAGCACATAGATGTCTTGCATGTTGTTGATCTGATAGTCAGGATCAAGAGAAGGATAGAGTTTCATGTAGAAGTTAATACTTTTACCATTTTCATCAATACAGTTGAAAGAAGCATATTTCTTTGACCAATATCCCGTTTCATTCATCTGCCTGTCATTTCCCCACACATAATTAGGCATTTCCTTGCTTACATTCATTATAGAGCCATCGCGACGTAAATCTCCAACAGGCCAGTCTGTATATGTTTTTGAATTAACTGGGCCAGCACCCCAGCCCAATCCATACGGAAAGTTTGACATCATGTCAGTTCCTTCACGTGGAGTAAAGAATAAACAAATACGATTTGCTCGATAAGAAGTGCCGTCATTCCATGAGGTTTGTGTAGAGTGCTTGATGACAAACATACTCTCAAGATTATTGCCTGATTCTCCTACCCAATGCATATTTCTTTCTTTCACAAACGGATAATCCTTTGCTGTATATTCATTTGTATATGGCCAAAGACTGTGGAAATCGGGAACGAGCCCATAGCCACTATTTTCCACACAATCATCGATGTACTTTATCACCTCTTCTTTTGTCAATGTACCATCAATAAGCGGCATGCTCTTTTTCCCATAATATCCTGTATAGTAAAGAAAGACACGTGCAAGCATACCCTCAGCAGCCCAATGGTTGGCGCGACCAAGCATTGATGCGTCTGATGGACTATAGGGTATTGCTGGCAAACACTCTATAGCGTTTATCAAGTCTGTTCCAATCTGGGCGTAGAGGTCTTCTTGTTTGGCTCTGGGCAGGTTCTCTACTTTTGTCGAGATTACAAGCGGAACAGTTCCGAACATCTGGCATAATTGGAAATAGAAATAGGCCCTCAAGAAAGATGCTTCTCCGCGAGCTTGTTTTTTTATGTCATCACTGACTTTCATTCCAGCCAATTGCTCTATGAGAAAATTTGCTCGATATATACCACGATAGTTCTGTCTCCATGGATCTGCAAACATATTTTCATCCGATTTCAGTAGTAAGTCTACAGCAGCCAAACGACGGTCGTTAGCTCCTCCGCCGCCAAACCGGTCATCAGATAAGAGCTCAGATGTAATGAAAAAGCACTGTCCTTCTTCGCCATCTGTAGTTTTGCGTAACTCGTGATAAATCGAGATTAGTGCTGATTGAATATCTGCTTCTGTCTTGGGAAAGTTAGAGCTGTCCTTTTTCGTCAAGTTCTCTGTGTCAAGGTATTGTTCACAACCTGTCGACAATAATAAGAGGAATATGCATAAAAAAATATTTTTCATCTGTCTGCTTTTTATAAATTATTAATCACGTTCCATTGAAATATGAATAAATAGGCCGTCAAAACTTTACGTTTACACCAACAATAACTGTACGAGGGGTTGGATAGGCTCCCTTTACGATCGCAGTTTTGTTAGTTCCAAAAACATAATCAGCATCTGAGAA
Encoded proteins:
- a CDS encoding glycoside hydrolase family 2 protein, translated to MKGTLVHIQRHIALFSLLFYLGVTTLPARILELKNGWILQGRYKATVPSTIMGVLTDNGEYDGILEGTAYKQIDRTRFDKPWTYSNTFSLTENDRKGHVFLKLDGISYRANIKLNGVLIADTSVVYGTYRRYLLDITSVAKEKNALQIQVYRAMPGEPNAGYVDWNPRPADESMGIIRPVSIVTCGDVMLTSPAVFSEVNMATLDEAWLTFSTKITNLSDHEVHGEIHASFGEVEFTYPISLHAGEQRLLTLTPDQVKQLHIKNPRLWWCRGLGTPELYKMDLTFLSNGKVQDSKSFQFGIRQVGEYFTSDGDRGFTLNGKRVLIRGGGWTDDIFMRDTPETNAEQLYKVCDMNLNAIRMENIWGKSQDIFNRCDSLGIMVLPGWTCHWEWEVYLGKPCDDLYGCMTSENDIRLMTQYFHDQLLWLRHHPSIICWFVGSDKIPVPKLEQNYQRLLRRFDPSRSIVTSAKKLESQLSGTAGMKMEGPYDYVGPAYWYAQEAPGGAFGFNTETGIGAQIPQKESLKRMIGKNLWPINETWEYHCTASQTSMNSLNHLQKVISSRYGTPTTLDDFLHKADLANYESTKAMFEAFRVNTPRSTGIVQWMLNSARPGLYWQLYDYYGQPNASYYSVKKGNSPIQLIYNYASKKIVAVNESILPAHVHASMKIYSLDGSLIDEQSTDISISGQKHEIIFNTPEIKENAFLFLKLTDAKHNIISTNEYVLAEQMDIYDWEATDWITTPIKRYADYSALAKLERVKLNFKAESSNNVEGKSINISVNNPNKVVALLIRLALTDQKGHLVYPAYYTDNFITLQPGENRNIRCNLPKGVDTKDLKLQADGWNLAGISEIKIK
- a CDS encoding ROK family protein, which gives rise to MKIGLDVGGTNLRAALINKHGILKKEQEQCPADGSLQDVVDALCGIIDKLFDENIESIGVGIPSVVDSDSGIVYNTANIPSWKEVRLKEILHKRYNVPIAVENDSNCFALGVSLHEQDNKFKHMVGITLGTGLGCGVVINGKLYRGANGAAGEIGSLPYLDSDVEHYCGSMFFSRFCHKTALQLYSLATNGDAESIEKWREFGCHMGNMVKMVMFAYDPDAIYFGGGISQAFSLFEQSMNEVIKSFPYPKSTKLLQIRPTRLQDAALLGAGSLI
- a CDS encoding RagB/SusD family nutrient uptake outer membrane protein — encoded protein: MKNIFLCIFLLLLSTGCEQYLDTENLTKKDSSNFPKTEADIQSALISIYHELRKTTDGEEGQCFFITSELLSDDRFGGGGANDRRLAAVDLLLKSDENMFADPWRQNYRGIYRANFLIEQLAGMKVSDDIKKQARGEASFLRAYFYFQLCQMFGTVPLVISTKVENLPRAKQEDLYAQIGTDLINAIECLPAIPYSPSDASMLGRANHWAAEGMLARVFLYYTGYYGKKSMPLIDGTLTKEEVIKYIDDCVENSGYGLVPDFHSLWPYTNEYTAKDYPFVKERNMHWVGESGNNLESMFVIKHSTQTSWNDGTSYRANRICLFFTPREGTDMMSNFPYGLGWGAGPVNSKTYTDWPVGDLRRDGSIMNVSKEMPNYVWGNDRQMNETGYWSKKYASFNCIDENGKSINFYMKLYPSLDPDYQINNMQDIYVLRFADVLLMQAELKQDAVPLNHVRHRAGLADVAYSDENLRNERHWELAFEGLRYWDLLRWHIAGDVLEANQNNVKVKNNLVDEKMDFTGIKERIQATKGVLPLPKTQIDLSNGVLLQNPGWGTESLKP